A stretch of Gouania willdenowi chromosome 21, fGouWil2.1, whole genome shotgun sequence DNA encodes these proteins:
- the tfpia gene encoding tissue factor pathway inhibitor a isoform X2 encodes MRGIVCAVVLACLLRVGCSWRDGAAANVPQHQLFIFNELCALKDEPGPCKAIKDRFFFDVDTGRCQMFEYGGCGGNANNFKSLEECEEMCVVSDDKDPCHLSEAPGPCRGLVSRFFFDSKSQQCKHFFYGGCFGNANNFRSLAECHARCHRPAKPTEAPEVQTQSAERVPTTPTTIATGEHLLLLNQSNVWTKDFVPSEFCFSPVDGGDDTCKRDEKRFAFNASTKRCVAFSYSGCGGNNNNFRLRKHCIHRCIKGKKGHVRKTMIRLRKKNLESIARRSL; translated from the exons ATGCGCGGGATTGTGTGCGCGGTGGTACTGGCCTGTCtgctccgtgtgggctgctccTGGAGAGATGGAG CAGCCGCTAACGTTCCACAGCACCAGCTCTTCATCTTCAACGAGCTGTGTGCTCTGAAGGACGAGCCGGGCCCGTGTAAGGCCATCAAGGACCGCTTCTTCTTTGACGTGGACACCGGCCGCTGCCAGATGTTTGAGTACGGAGGCTGTGGAGGCAACGCCAACAACTTTAAGTCCCTGGAGGAATGCGAGGAAATGTGTGTGGTTTCAG ACGATAAGGACCCGTGTCATTTGTCCGAGGCCCCTGGTCCCTGCAGAGGTTTGGTCTCACGCTTCTTCTTTGACAGCAAAAGTCAGCAGTGCAAACACTTCTTTTATGGAGGATGCTTCGGCAACGCCAACAACTTCAGGAGCCTTGCAGAGTGCCACGCCCGATGTCACCGCCCAG CAAAACCTACGGAAGCCCCAGAGGTTCAAACTCAATCTGCAGAGAGAGTTCCCACCACCCCAACGACCATCGCTACTG GTGAACATCTGCTGCTGCTCAACCAATCCAACGTTTGGACTAAAG ACTTCGTTCCCTCAGAGTTCTGCTTCAGCCCCGTAGACGGCGGTGATGACACGTGCAAACGCGATGAAAAGAGGTTTGCATTCAACGCGAGCACCAAGCGCTGTGTGGCGTTCTCCTACAGCGGCTGTggaggaaacaacaacaacttccGTCTGCGGAAACACTGCATCCACAGATGCATCAAAGGCAAAAAGG GTCACGTGAGGAAGACGATGATTCGATTAAGGAAGAAGAACCTGGAGAGCATCGCCAGGCGCTCGCTGTGA
- the tfpia gene encoding tissue factor pathway inhibitor a isoform X1, with product MRGIVCAVVLACLLRVGCSWRDGAAAANVPQHQLFIFNELCALKDEPGPCKAIKDRFFFDVDTGRCQMFEYGGCGGNANNFKSLEECEEMCVVSDDKDPCHLSEAPGPCRGLVSRFFFDSKSQQCKHFFYGGCFGNANNFRSLAECHARCHRPAKPTEAPEVQTQSAERVPTTPTTIATGEHLLLLNQSNVWTKDFVPSEFCFSPVDGGDDTCKRDEKRFAFNASTKRCVAFSYSGCGGNNNNFRLRKHCIHRCIKGKKGHVRKTMIRLRKKNLESIARRSL from the exons ATGCGCGGGATTGTGTGCGCGGTGGTACTGGCCTGTCtgctccgtgtgggctgctccTGGAGAGATGGAG CAGCAGCCGCTAACGTTCCACAGCACCAGCTCTTCATCTTCAACGAGCTGTGTGCTCTGAAGGACGAGCCGGGCCCGTGTAAGGCCATCAAGGACCGCTTCTTCTTTGACGTGGACACCGGCCGCTGCCAGATGTTTGAGTACGGAGGCTGTGGAGGCAACGCCAACAACTTTAAGTCCCTGGAGGAATGCGAGGAAATGTGTGTGGTTTCAG ACGATAAGGACCCGTGTCATTTGTCCGAGGCCCCTGGTCCCTGCAGAGGTTTGGTCTCACGCTTCTTCTTTGACAGCAAAAGTCAGCAGTGCAAACACTTCTTTTATGGAGGATGCTTCGGCAACGCCAACAACTTCAGGAGCCTTGCAGAGTGCCACGCCCGATGTCACCGCCCAG CAAAACCTACGGAAGCCCCAGAGGTTCAAACTCAATCTGCAGAGAGAGTTCCCACCACCCCAACGACCATCGCTACTG GTGAACATCTGCTGCTGCTCAACCAATCCAACGTTTGGACTAAAG ACTTCGTTCCCTCAGAGTTCTGCTTCAGCCCCGTAGACGGCGGTGATGACACGTGCAAACGCGATGAAAAGAGGTTTGCATTCAACGCGAGCACCAAGCGCTGTGTGGCGTTCTCCTACAGCGGCTGTggaggaaacaacaacaacttccGTCTGCGGAAACACTGCATCCACAGATGCATCAAAGGCAAAAAGG GTCACGTGAGGAAGACGATGATTCGATTAAGGAAGAAGAACCTGGAGAGCATCGCCAGGCGCTCGCTGTGA